One stretch of Candidatus Saccharibacteria bacterium oral taxon 488 DNA includes these proteins:
- a CDS encoding anaerobic ribonucleoside-triphosphate reductase activating protein, which translates to MTMPPNTSELAPSLSQLKVAIGGIQKLSLVDYPGHVAAALFLSGCNMRCGYCHNPELVLPERLAPSIPVEEAMIFLKSRIGRLDGVVISGGEPTVNEDLPVLCRMIKSLGFDVKLDTNGTHPDMVRGMIEEGTIDFIAMDVKGPLEKYVEIAARPIDLAAIKDNVRLMIDSGIGHEFRTTIVREQLEVADFEKIGELVKGAKRFALQHFRTGTTISPKFANYHTFTDEEFRAAQNIMERYVEECVIH; encoded by the coding sequence ATGACGATGCCGCCGAACACCAGCGAGCTAGCGCCGTCGCTGTCCCAGCTTAAGGTGGCGATTGGCGGGATTCAGAAGCTGTCGCTAGTGGACTATCCAGGGCACGTGGCGGCAGCGCTGTTTCTCTCGGGCTGTAATATGCGCTGCGGTTATTGCCATAATCCGGAGCTGGTGCTGCCCGAACGTTTGGCGCCGAGCATCCCAGTTGAAGAGGCGATGATATTCTTAAAATCGCGTATTGGCCGGCTAGACGGCGTGGTGATTTCTGGCGGCGAGCCGACGGTTAACGAGGATTTGCCGGTACTGTGCCGGATGATCAAGAGCCTCGGCTTTGATGTCAAGCTGGATACCAACGGTACGCACCCTGACATGGTGCGTGGCATGATCGAGGAGGGGACGATTGACTTCATCGCTATGGATGTCAAGGGGCCGCTGGAAAAATACGTGGAGATTGCGGCGCGGCCGATTGATCTAGCGGCGATCAAAGACAATGTGCGGCTGATGATTGATTCGGGAATTGGCCATGAATTTCGGACGACGATCGTTCGCGAGCAGCTGGAGGTAGCGGATTTTGAAAAGATTGGCGAGCTAGTCAAAGGCGCCAAGCGCTTTGCCTTGCAGCATTTTCGCACCGGCACCACCATTAGTCCGAAGTTTGCCAACTATCACACGTTTACTGATGAGGAATTCAGGGCCGCCCAAAACATAATGGAAAGGTATGTCGAAGAATGCGTGATTCACTAA
- a CDS encoding DUF262 domain-containing protein: protein MKALQTNIKLFLYTPNKFFEIPNFQRPYSWTADNVQMFLDDLEEVKRGDKKHYFGSIVYINDGDRSIIIDGQQRATTVLLMITAIYHLALESPEKLRLVAEQIKDEYLYNRYAKQYGSEENRIKLRAVTTDNKIFEKIFSQAELTEYEKKSNLYKSYLQFYDYFRNRDHLEQYIDTLDDFEIVTIILDKDDDNPQKVFESINSTGKPLTDGDKIRNFSLMLRTSEKQDYVLTNYWQYIETYLTDPQRDDITDFFRVYLIAKNQSVVNTDKVYPEFKRVFTKSISNDQSYESLDEFYGEILRILKYYRFLKFGIDENNEFTKLSSVAFTMRYLRIEAFFPYAVSVMKYWQAGYLSDDEITEVFDVLRVYFSRRIVVNLSATGLDSYFAGLHRSILSIVEQDNAAYLEVLKYTVLSKNGRIRLPRNNEIEMAIKANFTYNQRSSNVMYLLTAVDDESKDVSLLRQIYNKELHLTIEHIMPQTITKAWRSELGERADEIHGIYLHGLANLTLTGYNSEYSNKSFQEKCNMPNGFADSPLKINRTVAKYSTWNEKTILERQQWWIDRIISIWPLPTSTFEPPVLDTKVNIFDDIDFTGAVVKIFYIGDDSYPVTSWSQILGVYCEYLYDENSDFTDQIMNSEKTKNWISNDSKRFFNSVKIHDTGLVVDVATNTNQKIRLMRELAEMFNVDKISMNVELTKPIEQ, encoded by the coding sequence ATGAAAGCGCTGCAAACTAACATTAAATTATTCTTATATACGCCAAACAAATTCTTTGAGATACCTAATTTTCAACGCCCTTATTCTTGGACAGCCGATAATGTCCAAATGTTTTTAGACGACCTTGAAGAGGTGAAGCGTGGAGATAAAAAGCATTATTTCGGCAGTATCGTGTATATCAACGACGGCGACCGAAGTATCATTATCGACGGTCAGCAGCGTGCAACGACAGTTTTGCTGATGATCACTGCAATTTACCATTTAGCGTTAGAGTCACCTGAAAAGCTTAGACTGGTAGCCGAGCAAATCAAGGACGAGTATTTATACAATAGATATGCAAAACAATATGGATCAGAGGAAAACCGTATCAAACTGCGGGCGGTAACTACTGACAATAAAATATTTGAGAAAATATTTAGCCAGGCGGAATTGACAGAATATGAGAAGAAAAGTAATTTGTATAAATCCTACCTCCAATTCTACGACTACTTTAGAAATCGTGATCATTTAGAACAATATATTGATACGCTTGATGACTTCGAGATTGTCACGATTATTCTAGACAAAGACGATGATAATCCGCAAAAAGTCTTTGAGAGCATCAATTCGACCGGCAAGCCATTGACAGATGGCGACAAAATCCGAAACTTCTCGTTAATGTTGCGCACCTCCGAAAAACAAGATTATGTTTTGACTAACTATTGGCAGTATATTGAAACATACCTAACCGATCCGCAGCGTGATGATATTACCGACTTCTTCCGCGTCTATTTGATTGCCAAGAACCAATCGGTCGTGAATACCGATAAAGTATATCCGGAATTCAAAAGAGTATTCACTAAAAGTATTTCTAATGACCAGTCATACGAATCGCTTGACGAATTTTACGGCGAGATTTTGAGAATACTAAAATATTATCGCTTTCTAAAGTTTGGCATAGACGAAAATAATGAATTTACAAAACTTAGTTCGGTGGCATTTACAATGCGTTATCTGAGGATTGAAGCGTTCTTCCCGTATGCCGTATCAGTCATGAAATATTGGCAAGCTGGATATTTGTCAGATGATGAAATTACCGAGGTATTTGATGTGCTACGTGTCTACTTTTCACGACGTATAGTCGTTAACTTATCGGCAACAGGCTTAGACAGCTATTTTGCCGGATTGCACAGAAGCATATTGTCAATTGTTGAACAGGACAATGCTGCATATCTCGAAGTACTGAAATACACCGTACTTTCGAAAAACGGGCGGATCCGATTGCCCCGAAATAATGAAATAGAGATGGCAATAAAGGCGAACTTCACCTACAATCAGCGCTCTTCCAATGTCATGTATCTGTTAACTGCGGTTGACGATGAGTCTAAAGACGTGTCGTTGCTAAGGCAGATTTACAACAAAGAGCTACATTTAACGATTGAGCACATTATGCCGCAGACTATAACCAAAGCTTGGCGGAGTGAGCTCGGCGAACGTGCCGATGAGATTCATGGCATTTATTTGCATGGACTAGCAAATTTAACGCTAACCGGTTATAACTCCGAATACTCAAATAAGAGTTTCCAGGAGAAATGTAATATGCCGAATGGGTTTGCCGATAGCCCGCTTAAGATTAATAGGACTGTTGCTAAATATAGTACCTGGAATGAGAAGACTATACTGGAACGTCAGCAGTGGTGGATTGATAGAATAATTAGTATTTGGCCGTTACCAACAAGTACATTTGAACCGCCGGTACTCGACACAAAAGTTAATATCTTCGACGATATTGATTTTACAGGAGCAGTGGTAAAAATATTCTATATCGGTGACGATTCGTATCCGGTAACGAGCTGGTCGCAAATTCTTGGCGTCTATTGCGAGTATCTGTACGACGAGAACTCTGATTTTACTGATCAGATTATGAACAGCGAAAAGACGAAAAATTGGATCAGTAATGATTCTAAAAGATTTTTTAATTCCGTAAAGATTCACGACACAGGGCTTGTGGTTGACGTAGCAACAAATACGAATCAAAAAATACGGCTCATGCGCGAACTAGCGGAGATGTTTAATGTTGATAAAATCTCTATGAATGTTGAATTAACAAAGCCGATTGAACAGTAG